The proteins below are encoded in one region of Belonocnema kinseyi isolate 2016_QV_RU_SX_M_011 chromosome 1, B_treatae_v1, whole genome shotgun sequence:
- the LOC117177174 gene encoding leucine-rich repeat-containing protein 9-like, translating to MAAKSDLTKKEEQLCFFYGDKFSFTEICSSKRNLHTLIVIGQPSIGSLDGISELINLRELWVVECEIKETDSLEGCKNLEKLYLYSNQIENIPNILNCERLTVLNLAGNCINQLRNFRGMVRLEELNLANNNLKRLMDVFPRSKNLRSVNFAGNPLFVMKDIKLLLGQKNVEFVIFADPLYGECPLVRLCYYRYHVINCLPDIKELDHYDVSDEERHLANNFFREKKMLYNVLWHMALNDHWTTQGDKYQEYYKEVSIVKSKLEIEKLFDIKFEEQNFKEISEAFLNLGAQYEDIKDWEKKNLEKLEVFQHQLQLKFEYSGNVDFIECKDKVFQTFHALLEDSLCQSIKNLGIEGLTLLRVTKFKNSGIKAFQSLNGPIEDSSSDTVFLFLVSPSGDLTIKKWPFEVCENHFLDEEEIWLSDCLSGADANLRDSSSENCFLKKYEKSLETRVCVLVECPNSLLERCANTGKFKNVHLKNSKNCREFCIQDVEKVKPIFVIEYNYKFKKRTTKNDTEIQFPLNIVNRDSNNAINFQFTTNEELHNLTILNLSHQGLTKIKLKFASLPNLRELNLSCNYLTKFPDANFLKHLRVLNISFNQIKFLTIEEKLFQLEKLDISWNNITEYVSCIQTFEKFALNIKELNTEYNPFRDIFESVARATVARIYLPGLKFFDGLKIDDKIANVLRSTKSCNKSINVFDKVIKGSSAIYKINRSLRTFKSEKNSLRIKRLNLSENLIRDMDFTVEFPALQELFISNNILSQVSIKPLRNLVKLNLSSNFIKNTHGLKKENLPVLRYLDLSNNFVSSLLAMGNHESLKELYCYQNQITELSEIFNLRRWNELRVVDFSNNAVVDSLFRTFLICHLSNIKYVNGQLVEQSDILEAKNEFSGSLNKMTLMISNSLNHLQNIKELSIVNCSIKKVNLPVDCLPNLESLDLTKNQISDLWGLHLLPKLKTLCLSYNRVELFNQTGYEKNIIDIFPNLITLYLDHNQIRSLQSLELGKYLKLKHLFLQYNHLQDIDGLQDSANLETLVLDYNEIRTITVENFNHNNNLKILLLENNRIKYLSFAKNLHKIQTLLLANNKIADQNHLKELSLLCNLREISLLGNPLCKKTRNHYKFVLQFLENLSVVDGLEISQDKR from the exons ATGGCTGCAAAGTcagatttaactaaaaaagaggaacAGCTGTGCTTTTTTTACGGGGATAAATTTTCCTTTACAGAAATATGTTCCTCAAAACGAAATTTGCACACATTGATCGTGATTGGACAACCAAGCATCGGTTCCTTAGACGGTATTTCAGAATTGATTAACCTGCGCGAATTATGGGTTGTAGAATGTGAAATAAAG gaGACAGACAGCTTAGAGGGATGTAAAAATCTGGAAAAACTCTACTTGTATTCAAATCAGATTGAGAACATTCCCAACATACTTAATTGTGAACGTCTCACTGTTTTAAATTTAGCTGGAAACTGTATTAACCAACTTAGG AATTTTCGAGGCATGGTGCGTTTGGAAGAACTCAATTTGGCAAATAACAATCTCAAAAGACTTATGGATGTTTTTCCAAGAAGTAAAAATTTGCGTAGTGTCAACTTTGCTGGAAATCCTCTTTTTGTTATGAAA gacaTAAAATTACTACTGGGTCAGAAAAATgtggaatttgttatttttgctGATCCGTTATATGGAGAATGTCCTTTGGTTCGTCTATGTTATTATCGATATCACGTAATTAATTGTCTTCCTGATATTAAAGAACTGGATCATTACGATGTATCTGACGAGGAAAGACatcttgcaaataatttttttag ggAGAAAAAGATGCTCTACAACGTCTTGTGGCACATGGCCTTGAATGATCACTGGACAACACAGGGAGATAAATATCAGGAATATTATAAAGAAGTCTCGATTGTTAAAAGCAAACTCGAAATCGAGAAATTGTTTGACATCAAATTTGAG gaacagaattttaaagaaatatcagAAGCCTTCTTAAACTTAGGGGCTCAGTACGAAGATATTAAAGATTGGGAAAAGAAGAATCTTGAGAAGCTGGAA GTCTTTCAGCACCAACTACAATTAAAGTTTGAATACTCTGGTAATGTGGATTTCATTGAATGCAAAGATAAAGTCTTCCAGACCTTCCACGCATTGTTGGAAGATTCATTATGTCAGTCTATCAAAAA TTTAGGTATTGAAGGTTTAACACTCTTAAgagtgacaaaatttaaaaatagtggtATCAAAGCTTTCCAGTCATTAAACGGTCCAATAGAAGATTCCTCATCAGATACAGTTTTTCTGTTTCTTGTATCTCCGAGTGGAGATCTCACAATCAAAAAATGGCCTTTTGAAGTTTGTGAAAATCACTTTCTTGATGAAGAAGAAATTTGGCTTTCTGATTGTTTGTCAGGTGCAGACGCAAACTTAAGAGATTCTTCATCAGAAAATTGTTTTctgaagaaatatgaaaaaagtctcgAGACTCGAGTTTGTGTCCTTGTTGAATGTCCTAATTCTTTATTAGAAAG ATGTGCCAATACTGGAAAGTTCAAGAACGTGCatctaaaaaatagtaaaaattgtcgagaattttgtATCCAGGATGTTGAGAAAGTGAAACCAATTTTCGTTATAGAATACAACTATAAATTTAAGAAACGAACTACAAAAAATGATACTGAAATACAATTTCCCTTAAATATAGTGAATCGTGATTCAAATAAtgctattaattttcaattcacgaCAAATGAGGAGCTgcataatttgacaattttaaatttatctcacCAGGGAttaacgaaaattaaattaaaatttgcatcacttCCTAATTTGAGAGAACTAAACCTTTCTTgcaactatttaacaaaattccccgatgcaaattttttgaaacatttacgaGTATTGAACATCAGTTTCAATCAGATAAAGTTTTTGACTATTGAAGAAAAACTGTTTCAACTGGAGAAACTTGACATTTCATGGAATAATATAACTGAATATGTATCCTgcattcaaacttttgaaaaatttgctcTCAACATAAAGGAATTAAATACAGAATATAATCCTTTCCGAGACATTTTTGAGTCTGTAGCAAGAGCAACAGTGGCTCGAATTTATTTGCctggtttgaaatttttcgatgggcttaaaattgatgacaaaattgCAAATGTGTTAAGGTCTACTAAATCTTGCAATAAAAGTATAAATGTATTTGATAAAGTAATTAAAGGTTCGtcagctatttataaaattaatagaaGTTTAAGGACTTTTAAATCTGAGAAAAATTCACTGCGAATCAAGAGACTCAATCTTTCGGAAAATTTGATTAGAGATATGGATTTTACTGTTGAATTTCCGGCTTTGCAAGAGTTATTTATTTCGAATAATATTTTGAGTCAAGTTTCAATAAAGCCTTTGAGAAATTTAGTAAAACTGAACCTAAGcagtaattttattaagaatactCATGGACTGAAAAAAGAAAATCTGCCTGTTTTGAGGTATCTCGATTTGAGTAATAATTTCGTATCGTCGCTATTAGCGATGGGAAACCATGAAAGTCTCAAAGAATTGTATTGTTATCAAAATCAAATTACTGAATTGTCAGAAATATTCAATTTGAGAAGGTGGAATGAATTAAGAGTTGTGGATTTTTCTAATAATGCAGTTGTGGATTCATTGTTTAGGACCTTCTTGATATGCCATCTGTCAAATATTAAG TACGTTAATGGACAACTAGTAGAACAATCAGATATCCTagaagcaaaaaatgaatttagtgGATCATTGAACAAAATGACTTTAATGATTTCGAACTCTTTAAAtcatcttcaaaatattaaagaacTCAGTATCGTAAACTGCTCCATCAAAAAG GTAAATTTGCCTGTGGACTGTTTGCCGAATTTGGAAAGTCTCGATcttacaaaaaatcaaatatcaGATTTATGGGGATTGCATTTGCTACCAAAATTGAAAACGCTTTGCTTAAGTTACAATAGAGTAGAACTTTTCAATCAGACAggttacgaaaaaaatattatcgatatatttcctaatttaatcaCATTATATTTGGATCACAATCAAATTCGTTCATTACAAAGTTTAGAATTAGGAAAATATCTCAAATTGAAACACCTGTTTCTTCAATATAATCATCTTCAAGACATTGATG GACTTCAAGACTCTGCAAATTTAGAAACACTGGTTCTTGACTACAACGAGATTAGAACAATTACGGTGGAGAATTTCAATCacaataataatcttaaaatctTATTACTCGAAAATAACAGGATAAAGTATCTTAGCTTTgctaaaaatttgcataaaatacaAACGCTATTACTTGCAAATAACAAAATTGCG GATCAAAATCATCTAAAAGAATTATCCTTGTTGTgtaatttaagagaaatttcactGCTTGGAAATCCACTTTGCAAGAAAACAAGAAATCATTACAAGTTTGTTCTAcagtttctagaaaatttatcagTAGTGGATGGACTCGAAATATCACAGGACAAACGCtaa